In a genomic window of Lathamus discolor isolate bLatDis1 chromosome 4, bLatDis1.hap1, whole genome shotgun sequence:
- the LOC136013376 gene encoding uncharacterized protein LOC136013376: MRSWRGAPGAREQLIGTEELSSRCCRYRAAIRARQAPSWRKGGQEGVKREEEAAARSGSRAEPRARKRCCRQLAPSLAGLTPSCSTTTGSSGSADLTLCPLRLEVGEHKKIAKALAWKEEKNHQQTRPARRAPGREERGCWCGQAPFPFSPPLSRDQQPIPGHRLSWRRIVSSVSARPHRAPVTPPPLSPSVEAPTLGVRCPSSSGCAIFKRRVAFSPIEAHSLPCCQEQSVHSEGWLLTAPSV, encoded by the exons ATGCGGAGCTGGCGCGGAGCGCCGGGTGCG AGGGAGCAGCTGATAGGAACAGAGGAGCTGAGCTCCCGCTGCTGCAGATACAGAGCCGCGATACGGGCCAGACAGGCACCGAGCTGGAGGAAGGGCGGGCAGGAGGGAGtgaagagggaggaggaggcggcggctcGTTCCGGCTCCCGAGCCGAGCCCAG GGCTCGAAAGagatgctgcaggcagctggctcCTTCGCTCGCTGGTTTAACTCCTTCCTGCAGCACCACTACAGGTTCTTCG GGCTCCGCAGATTTAACCCTTTGCCCGCTGAGGCTTGAGGTGGGTGAGCACAAAAAGATCGCGAAAGCCTTGgcctggaaagaagaaaaaaaccaccaacaaacgCGCCCAGCGAGAA GGGCGCCAGGTCGTGAGGAGAGAGGATGCTGGTGTGGCCAG GCCCCATTCCCGTTCTCCCCGCCCCTGAGCCGGGATCAGCAACCGATCCCTGGCCATCGGCTGAGCTGGAGACGCATCGTGAGTAGCGTAAGTGCTCGGCCACACCGCGCTCCCGTGACCCCGCCGcccctctctccctctgtgGAGGCCCCCACCCTTGGAGTCCGGTGCCCCAGCAGCTCCGGCTGTGCGATATTTAAAAGAAGGGTTGCATTCTCCCCGATAGAAGCCCACTCGTTGCCTTGTTGCCAGGAACAAAGCGTACATTCAGAGGGGTGGCTGTTGACGGCTCCCTCTGTATAG